Sequence from the Sphingomonas sp. SORGH_AS_0950 genome:
GGTCTTGCCGGTCTGTCGTCGTCCGATGTCGACTGGGTCGTGCCGCACCAAGCCAATGCCCGCATCCTCGATGCGACCGCGCGCAAGTTGGACCTTCCCGCCGGAAAGGTTGTCGTCACGGTCGACCAACATGCCAACACCTCCGCCGCCTCGGTTCCGCTGGCGCTGGATACGGCGGTCCGGGACGGACGAATCAAGGAAAATGATCTGATCGTTCTGGAGGCAATGGGCGGCGGCTTTACCTGGGGGGCAGCGGTAATCCGCTTCTGAACAATCGATTTTGCTTAACCGAGATAAATCCCTTTCGGTCGCATATTGCGCTGTGTTAGGCGCAATCTGAGACACCATTGGGGGATGGACATGACTAAAACCGGAACTTTGACCCGCGCCGATCTTGCCGAGTCGCTTCATCAGGAAGTGGGGCTCTCGCGCTCCGATTCCGCCGAAGTGGTCGAACAGATCCTCGTCGAGATGTGCGACGCCCTGTCGCGCGGCGAGAATGTCAAGATTTCCGGTTTTGGCACCTTCGTGCTGCGTGACAAGGGAGAGCGGATCGGCCGCAATCCCAAGACCGGGATCGAGGTGCCGATCGCACCCCGCCGCGTCCTGACCTTCCGCGCCAGCCAAATGATGCGCGATCGCATTGTCGCGGCGGGATAGACCCGAGCGTCCTTCCGACGGCGGAAAGGCCGATGGTGCCCTGCGCACCATCGGTGAGGCGTCGCGTGAGACCGGCGTGGCGCAGCATGTGCTGCGCTATTGGGAAGGCCGCTTCCCACAGCTCAAGCCGGTGCAGCGGGCGGGCAATCGCCGCTATTATCGCCCCGACGACCTGACGCTGATCCGCCGGATCGACCGGCTGCTCAACCAGCAGGGCTATACCGTGCGCGGCGTCCAGCAGCTGTTCGAGGGCGAGGCCAAGGCGAAGGACGATCCCGCGACGATGCTGCGTGCGATTCGCGACTCGCTGGCCGAGGGATTGGCCTGGGACGACCGGGCGGAGCGCTAGGCGTGAGGGCGTGGCCTTCGACTTCGCTCAGGCTGAACGGATAATCGTACCTTATCCGAAACCCCGTTCAGGCTGAGCGAAGTCGAAGCCCACGCCCTGCCCTCGCCTCAAGCGGAGACGACCACCCCGCCCTGCTCGCCTAGCAGCAGATCCCGGCAGGCCCGGTTATAGGCGTGCGCCCGCCACCAGAACCATCCGCCATTGCCCACGCCCCAGGCCGCGACGCCCAGCGCCGCCCAGGGCACCGCGCGCGCCACGCGGCCGCCGCGCGCCGCGACCCGGCCCGCCGCCAGCCCGCCCTGGCCGATCCGCCGCGCCGTCTTGGCAAGCTTCCCGGCTGCTCGCGCCTGCGACAACAGCCCCGATCCGCCGCGCAGGTCGCCCAGGATCGCGGCCGGGCCGACAAAGCCCTTGAGCTTGCCGACGATCTCCTGCGCCTCGATCGCCATGCCGGGTTCCAGCTGGCGCCGCTGCGCGCCGGTCAGGGCATAGGCGTCGGCGATCTGGTCGATCGTCTCGGCCAGGCTTTCGGTGCCGATGGTCAGCGCCTTGGCCCCCGCCTTCAACGCGCGGCGGCGGATCAGCTTCTCATTGGCCTCGAAGGTCGCTTCGATCGCGGTACGGTCCATGATGGGTCCCTGTTCGTGCATGGACCGTTGAAGCCGCGAAACGGCCCGCCGGTTCCCTTATCGTTCACGCGTCGCGAGGAAACGGACCTTGGGATAGCGATCGGCGACATAGCCGACCTCCCAGGCGCTCTTGGCGAGGAAGACGGGGTTGTCGTCGCGATCCTTGGCCATGGCCGAGCGGTTCAGGTCCATGAACGCCTTGAGGTCGGCGGGGTCCTCGGCGGTGATCCAGCGCGCGGTGTCGAACGGCGCGGGCTCCAGCCCGGCCGCGACCTTATATTCCGCATCCAGCCGCGACAGCAGCACGTCGAGCTGGAGCTGGCCGACCACGCCGATGATCCAGTTCGACCCGATCTCGGGATAGAAGACCTGGGTCACCCCCTCCTCGGCCATGTCGTCCAGGGCTTTCCGAAGCTGCTTGGTCTTGGTCGGGTCCTTCAGCGCGACGCGGCGCAGGATTTCGGGCGCAAAATTGGGCAGGCCGGTGAAGCGGACGTCTGCCCGTTCCGACAGCGTGTCCCCGACGCGCAGCGTGCCGTGATTGGGGATGCCGATGATGTCGCCCGGAAACGCCTCGTCCGCGACTTCGCGATTCTGCGCGAAGAACAGGATCGGCGAGTGGACCGCGATTGGCTTGCCATGGCCCGTCGGGGTCAGCTTCATGCCGCGCTTGAAGGTGCCCGAGCAGAGCCGCATGAACGCGATCCGGTCGCGATGCTGCGGGTCCATGTTCGCCTGCACCTTGAAGACGAAGCCGGTGACTTCCTTATTCTCCGGCGCGACGGGCGCGGGCTCGGCAGGCTGGGGCCGGGGCGGCGGCGCGTGGCGGCTGAGCGCGTCGATCAGCTCGGCGACGCCGAAGTCCTTCAGCGCCGATCCGAAATACACGGGCGTCAGGTCGCCGTTGCGATAGGCTTCGCCATCGAATGCGGCATAGCCCGCCTGGGCGAGTTCGACCTCCTCGGCGATCTCGGCGGGCAGGGTCGGCGCGTCGTCGACCTTGCCCAGGAACGCCCGGCTGTCGCCCTCGGGACGGCTGACCTTGCCGGTGGTCAGGTCGAGAATGCCCTCGAACAGCCCGCCCATGCCGACCGGCCAGCTCATCGGCGCGACGTCGAGCGCCAGGATGTCGGCGATCTCGTCGAGCAGTTCGAAGGGCGGACGGCCCTCGCGGTCGACCTTGTTGACGAAGGTGATGATCGGCACCGAGCGCAGGCGGCACACCTCGAAGAGTTTGCGCGTCTGCGCCTCGATACCGCGTGCCGCGTCGATGACCATCACGGCCGAGTCGACCGCGGTCAGCGTGCGATAGGTATCCTCCGAGAAATCCTCGTGGCCCGGCGTGTCGAGCAGGTTGAAGGTCACGCCGTCCTTCTCGAACGTCATGACCGACGACGTGACCGAGATGCCGCGCTGCTGCTCGATCTTCATCCAGTCCGACCGCGCGCGACGATTCTGGCCCCGCGCCTTGACCTCGCCCGCCAGATGGATCGCGCCGCCGAAATAGAGCAGCTTTTCGGTCAGCGTCGTCTTGCCGGCGTCAGGGTGCGAGATGATCGCGAAGGTACGGCGGGGGGAAGTCATGGGCGGCTCTGTCGAATAGGGAATTGGCGCATCCGAGCGCCCGAGATGATCCGCCTGTTACAGCAAATTGTGGCACAAGACAGGCCCCGGATTTTGGGGGTCGATCATGCCGCCCCTCCCCATCAGCCTCACCCCGGCGAAGGCCGGGGTCCAGTTGCCAAGCGGGTCATGATAGGACGTGAAACTTCGCCAC
This genomic interval carries:
- a CDS encoding integration host factor subunit alpha; its protein translation is MTKTGTLTRADLAESLHQEVGLSRSDSAEVVEQILVEMCDALSRGENVKISGFGTFVLRDKGERIGRNPKTGIEVPIAPRRVLTFRASQMMRDRIVAAG
- a CDS encoding MerR family transcriptional regulator; amino-acid sequence: MSRRDRPERPSDGGKADGALRTIGEASRETGVAQHVLRYWEGRFPQLKPVQRAGNRRYYRPDDLTLIRRIDRLLNQQGYTVRGVQQLFEGEAKAKDDPATMLRAIRDSLAEGLAWDDRAER
- a CDS encoding peptide chain release factor 3; its protein translation is MTSPRRTFAIISHPDAGKTTLTEKLLYFGGAIHLAGEVKARGQNRRARSDWMKIEQQRGISVTSSVMTFEKDGVTFNLLDTPGHEDFSEDTYRTLTAVDSAVMVIDAARGIEAQTRKLFEVCRLRSVPIITFVNKVDREGRPPFELLDEIADILALDVAPMSWPVGMGGLFEGILDLTTGKVSRPEGDSRAFLGKVDDAPTLPAEIAEEVELAQAGYAAFDGEAYRNGDLTPVYFGSALKDFGVAELIDALSRHAPPPRPQPAEPAPVAPENKEVTGFVFKVQANMDPQHRDRIAFMRLCSGTFKRGMKLTPTGHGKPIAVHSPILFFAQNREVADEAFPGDIIGIPNHGTLRVGDTLSERADVRFTGLPNFAPEILRRVALKDPTKTKQLRKALDDMAEEGVTQVFYPEIGSNWIIGVVGQLQLDVLLSRLDAEYKVAAGLEPAPFDTARWITAEDPADLKAFMDLNRSAMAKDRDDNPVFLAKSAWEVGYVADRYPKVRFLATRER